The Streptomyces sp. WZ-12 genome segment GATGTCGACCTCGCCGACACCGACCAGAGCGGCCAGTTCGACGGCGGCGGCCATCTTGACCCGCATCCTGCTGGTGCCGGCCGCGGCGGCTTCGATCAGCCACGACTTGGCCCCCGGGCCGAGGTCGAGGAATGCTTTCTCCGCGTCCGTGCTGGGCTTGGGTTTGGGCTGGCGGGGACCACCGTCCATGTCCTGGGGGTGGTTGGGGTAGTGGGTCAGGTCGATCACCGGCCGTCCGGGCAGGGAGAGTTGGTGCCGGGCGACTTCCACCAAGCCGGCGGGGCCGTGCATCCACTCGGGCCGGTGGGCAAGGCGGGACAGGTCGACGACGATGACCAACTCGTCGCCGTCGGCACGAACCCAGGCTTCGGAACCGACCAGGCCCGGCGGGGTCGAGTAGCGGACCGATCCGAAGCGGACCGTCTGGTCCTTGAGGACCTGCCTCGACTCGCCCAACGCGAGGGTGTGGGGGGCCTCGGGCAACGGATGAAGCCGCTTCTTTTCGATGTCGAGCATGGCCGCCGGCGTCTTGCCGGTCTCGCGGTGGATGCGCTGGTTGACCTGCTGGCAGAACACCGCGCAGGCCCCGCGGAGTTCGGTGAAACTGTCGTACTCGCCCAGCAGATTGGCATCAGTGGGCACCAGGTCGGCCTTCGCGATGCGGACCGTGGCCTCCGAACCGCCCTTGGATTCCGGATCGAAGGGGACGCATGTGTGCACTTGCACGCCGTAGTGGCGGCCCGTGCCCACCACCTGAGGGTGGCGGACGGCGACACCGGCGACGCGGTCGATGGTGACGGTCTTCTCGTTGTCGGTCAGCGCATAGGTCGGGACCCCACCGAACTGCCGCAGCATGGAGTCGATGCACGAGATCAGCGTGCCCAGCGACCGGTCCCAGGCCGGGACCACCACCCGGTAACGGGACCACGCCAACCACGCGCAGAACAACAGCGTTTGGCGGGGCTCGCCACCGCCTGGGCCAGGCACTTTCGGTCCCCAACCCCAGTCGAATTGGCACCAGAGCGCAGGTTCAGCGATCCATGGGCGATACGTTCTGCGGTGGCCGGCCTTCCACCGTTCCTTCGCCTTCGCCACCGCCCGGCGGGTCGTGCGCTCATCACCGGTGAAACCCAGTAGTTGCAGGCGTTCGTGGAGCTTGTCGGCACGGACCTTGCCCTGCGAACGTTCGACCCACTCCTCGATCTTCGGCATGAACGGGTCGATCAGCTTCGGGCGGACGATCGGTCCGTCGACGGGCATCCCCCTGTCCCTCATCCGTGCGTACCGGCGCACGGTCTTGGGATCAACCCCCGCCAGCTGAGCCGCCGAGTACACGCACTCGGTGGCATCCAACGCCTCGAAGATCTCCATCACTTCCCTGGCATTCTTCTTCACGATCCCTCCGGGAGGAGTCGCTCATATGTGATCGGGCAATCACGAGCAAACCCCCGGAGGGATTCATCTGTTCGGAATGGATGTTCGGACTGCCTCGAATAGCCCAATCACCAGGGAGATGAGCTGTCCGCCAGCCAAGACCCGGAATGACCGTCTACCTGGATCTTGCGCTGTCCGCTGTCACCGTTCTTGTTGTAGAAGCGTACATATCCGTTCGGGTACCTGGCGGTCGGGCTCATCACCGCGTCATGTCGGCATTTCCAGCAGCCCCAGGGGCCTGCCACACACTGCCCTTGCCGTTGTCGGCAACCCGCGCTTTCCAGCCGTCCCCAAGGGGGCAGGTCGATGGCTGGCGCCTGTCCTTGCGCTTCACAGTCAGAATGAATTGAGCGGGTTCCCATGATCTGTGGAGGCGTGATGATATCGATTGCCTGTACCAGCATCCCGGTGACCGGGGGCGACCTTCAGCTCGACCTCTCCGCCATTAGTCCCAGAGATCCTGAGATAGAGCGGTCTGTTGTCCGGCCAGGGTTCCCAGGTGACATCCATTGGGATCCAATCATGCCTCTCCAGGGCCACCCCTGTGCAGTCCACTGCATCCATTACCGCAATCCGCATGATTGTCTCCCGTCATCACTTCAGTTGCCGTGACATAGCGCAGGCAGGCCCGCCGGCGCGGTGTGCGTCCGGCGGGCCAGAAGCCGTTTGCCTCATCTAGGCAGCGCTGCTCCGTTACTGGACCCGGCGGAGAGACATTTCATGGTCTCCATTGGCGACCATATCGCGTACCGCCGCGAACATTTCACGGACTCCTGGGCGTCGGGTCAAGACCAAGTCGGGACACGAAAAGTACGCGCCGCCGAGGCATTCGCCGGTGGTCACCCACCTGTCCATGATGCGACCCAGTTCAGGGTACGTCAGGAAGGTAGCAGACCATCTTTCCCTGTTGGGGAGGGTGATCCACCCATCTGCATTTTCAACCTCGTCCGGGCTACCCCCTCCCAATTCCACCTGAAGGATCAAGCCATCTTCACTGATCTCGTGCATCGCTACTTTCCGTAGATTTCCTTGAGGCGACTGATTACCTTAGGCTCATTTGATTTGTCAGCTTTTGCCACAATCTGCATCCCGTCACTGGTGTTCCGAAAGAAAACGCGGCCACCGTTACGCCCTCGAAGGTAGGAGACGTCTGTGCCGGCGAGAGATTTGTTTCCGAGCCCGGGATTTGCGTTCCCTCCCAAGAACTGTGCGACCAGGTCATCCATTTCCTTCTGAATTCTCTGATTCTTTCCGGCTGCTTCTGCCGCCTTCACGAGGTACGAGTCATTGTGAATGACGGAAGTCACAGCTTCAAGCTTCCCGATGCGCGAGGCCTTTGCCACAGCTGCGACGCCTTCGCCGATTCCTTCGGCTGCTTTGAGTTCGCCGACCCCGGGCACGATTGTCATCGCCATCGCTGCTCCCGCGCCGACGCAGCCGCCGACGGTGGGGTCCTTGATGCATGCCTTGAGGTCGTCCAGGCCGGTAGCTGCCCAGACGAACGCGACGAGTCTGGGGTCGGGTTCCCACTGCTTGAGGTCGATGTGCTCCGGGTCGTAGGCGCAGGGCGGGAGGCTATCGCGGTTGATGGGTATGTAGCAGGGCTTTTTCTGCTTCTGCTCCTGCTGCTTCTTACGCCATTCTTCGGCCTGCCGCCTGGCTTCGGCTTCTTCTGCCTCGCGCTTGGTCAGCACCTCTTGCCAGGCCTGGGAGGCCAGGGTCTTGGCTTCCGTGGCACTCTTGCCGGCCGCCAGGGCGGAGGCTTGGGCTTCGTCTGCGGATTCCTGGGCGGAAATCGCCGAGCTGCGGGCGTAGTTGGCGGAGAATTCGGCCTGGGCGGCGGATTCGGCGGCGTCGTTGGCGGCCTGGTCGGCGCGGTCGGCGGCGTTGCGTGCGGTGGTGGCGGACTTGGCGGCCTGGGCGGCGGACTTCTCTGCCTTGGTGGCGGACTTGTCGGCGTCGCTGGCGTAACCCTGGGCCTTGGCTGCGTTCTCCTGGGCTTGGGCTGCGGCGTTCCGGGCTTCCTGGGCCGCCTTGTTGGCGTCGGCGGCGGCCTGGGCGGCCAGCCAGCGGTTCTTCTGGGCCTCGGCCGCCACCCCGTCGGCCTCGTTGATCAGGCGCTGGACCTGGGCGATGTGGGTGTTGGCGAGCTGGTCCTTTCGGTCGGCCATGTACTGGCCGACCTGGATGAAGGTGTGCAGCTTGTCGGCGGGGCCGGCCAAGGCGATGGTGGCGGCGGCCTTGACTTCCGGGTCGCCGTCGTTGACCAGGCTGGAGGCGAGGACGCGTTCGTCGGTGTTGCGCGCCTTGTACTGGCCGATGGTGATGAAGTTGGCCAGTGCCTTGGGGTCGGTGCTCTTGAGGGCGGCGGTGGCGGCTTCCTTTACGCCTGGTCCGCCGTCGTTGTAGATCTGCGAGACGCGCACCCGGTAGTCGATGCGGCCGGCGGTGAACTGGCCGGTGGTGTAGAAGTCTCGGATCTGTTGGTCGGTGCCCTTGAGCGCGTCCTGGGCGGCGGTGCGCACGGACTGGAACGGGCTCTGCGTGGACAGCTGGAAGACCTGGTTGCGGATCTCGTCCTGCATGGCCTTGTTCCAGCCGGTGCGCAGGTAGTCCAGGACGTCCTGGTCGGTGCCGGACAGGGCGTGGGCGGCGGCTTCCTCTTCCCAGGGGCCACGGCTCTTCATGGCCCGCATCGCCAGGTCACGGCCCTTGGTCGCGAGCACCTTCAGGTCCGCGCCGGGCTTGGCGGTCTCGGCGGCGAGGGTGGCGGCGGTGTCGTCCAGGCCGCGGTCGTCGACCACGGCGGCCGCGGCCTTGGAGGTGAACTGGTCGGCCTGTGCCTTTTGGGACCTGGCGGCTTCGATGGCCGCGTTGGTGCGGGTGGTGAGGTCTTCCGCCTCGCTCTCCCGGGCGATGGTGAAGACCTTCTTGGCGGTGGCGACCGCGGCGGTGGCTGTGTCGGCGGCTTCCTTCGCTGCGGCGGCCTGCTTGGTGGCCTCCGCGGCCGCGGCGGTGGCTTCGCCCGCGTGCTTGGCCGCCTCCTCGGCGGCGGTGGCGGCCTTGTCCGCGTGGTCGGCGGCGCTGTTGGCCGCATTACGCGCCTCGAAGGCGGCATCGGCGGACTTCTGCGCCAACACGGCGGCCGCATTGGCGGCCCGGTCGGCCTCGTTGGCGTGCCGGCGCGCCTCGGCGGCGGCGGCCTGTGCCTCGTCGGAGTGTACGCCGGCCGCGTTCGCGGCCCGGTTGGCCTCGTCGGCGGCATCGGCCGCGTCCTTGGCATCCCCCACGGCGTCCTTGGCCCCCAGGACAGCCTTGCGGGCGGCGAGGGAGGCCTTGCCGGCCTGCTCTGTGGCCAGGATCGAGGTGCGCACCATGGCGGCGGCGGACCGGGCGTTCTTGGCCGCGTCCCTGGCTGCGCCGGCCTGGCTGGCGTCCTGCCCGGCGGCGATGGCCGCATCGTAGGCCTTGGTGGCGGCCTCGGCGGCGACGTTGGCGGCGCTGGCGGTCTGGGCGGCAGCCAGGGCAGCGA includes the following:
- the istA gene encoding IS21 family transposase, whose protein sequence is MEIFEALDATECVYSAAQLAGVDPKTVRRYARMRDRGMPVDGPIVRPKLIDPFMPKIEEWVERSQGKVRADKLHERLQLLGFTGDERTTRRAVAKAKERWKAGHRRTYRPWIAEPALWCQFDWGWGPKVPGPGGGEPRQTLLFCAWLAWSRYRVVVPAWDRSLGTLISCIDSMLRQFGGVPTYALTDNEKTVTIDRVAGVAVRHPQVVGTGRHYGVQVHTCVPFDPESKGGSEATVRIAKADLVPTDANLLGEYDSFTELRGACAVFCQQVNQRIHRETGKTPAAMLDIEKKRLHPLPEAPHTLALGESRQVLKDQTVRFGSVRYSTPPGLVGSEAWVRADGDELVIVVDLSRLAHRPEWMHGPAGLVEVARHQLSLPGRPVIDLTHYPNHPQDMDGGPRQPKPKPSTDAEKAFLDLGPGAKSWLIEAAAAGTSRMRVKMAAAVELAALVGVGEVDIALGLAATAGRFAEEDLMSIVQHRRHGSRPADLVVADEAHSVQPGTSAWADFGRVKPA
- a CDS encoding ALF repeat-containing protein, with protein sequence MGTTPAAATDADDDPDALSERGQAVDLWRSGGTGIKEAAEQALRGSDEDITKFLAAKDNIQNIDDRVDASRIFNAGGPAVRDAAQKALKGSRDDLHAFLKDGWKAPLAQDQRVEASTVINFGGAGVKDAGTTALKGTPEDVAKFLKTGQYKAQETDDRVLVSQLINDGGPNVKAAGQLALKGTPADITEFIEVGQFVARNRDQEHATIAQLNEQAKKSGQQAEQATRKAEEASAKANAAAKLAKEAAQTAAKETEAAKDNSQTAAVKAKQAAEAARAAAEAAQTAIGSANAAQRAARVAALAAAQTASAANVAAEAATKAYDAAIAAGQDASQAGAARDAAKNARSAAAMVRTSILATEQAGKASLAARKAVLGAKDAVGDAKDAADAADEANRAANAAGVHSDEAQAAAAEARRHANEADRAANAAAVLAQKSADAAFEARNAANSAADHADKAATAAEEAAKHAGEATAAAAEATKQAAAAKEAADTATAAVATAKKVFTIARESEAEDLTTRTNAAIEAARSQKAQADQFTSKAAAAVVDDRGLDDTAATLAAETAKPGADLKVLATKGRDLAMRAMKSRGPWEEEAAAHALSGTDQDVLDYLRTGWNKAMQDEIRNQVFQLSTQSPFQSVRTAAQDALKGTDQQIRDFYTTGQFTAGRIDYRVRVSQIYNDGGPGVKEAATAALKSTDPKALANFITIGQYKARNTDERVLASSLVNDGDPEVKAAATIALAGPADKLHTFIQVGQYMADRKDQLANTHIAQVQRLINEADGVAAEAQKNRWLAAQAAADANKAAQEARNAAAQAQENAAKAQGYASDADKSATKAEKSAAQAAKSATTARNAADRADQAANDAAESAAQAEFSANYARSSAISAQESADEAQASALAAGKSATEAKTLASQAWQEVLTKREAEEAEARRQAEEWRKKQQEQKQKKPCYIPINRDSLPPCAYDPEHIDLKQWEPDPRLVAFVWAATGLDDLKACIKDPTVGGCVGAGAAMAMTIVPGVGELKAAEGIGEGVAAVAKASRIGKLEAVTSVIHNDSYLVKAAEAAGKNQRIQKEMDDLVAQFLGGNANPGLGNKSLAGTDVSYLRGRNGGRVFFRNTSDGMQIVAKADKSNEPKVISRLKEIYGK